The nucleotide window GACAGTCTCCCTCGTTCCCTTTTTATGGATGCCGTTCAATTTTTGCAAAGCTTGTTGCAAAACGGTTTTATTTTCTTCCGCAAACCAATCTTCTTCGACGATAAGACCATTGCCGACCTGTTGATTGGCTTTTGCCCATAAACGGTGCAGCCGTTTCCATCGCTCTCGTTTTAAACGGATAAACTGACTCGGATATTGGTGAATATCACTTTCGTATCGGGATATATAATCTTCCAATTTCACAAGATGGGCCATATGCCCCACCCTCTCCTCATTCTTTTTTTATTGCTCGTTTTGCTTTTATAAAATGAATAAAAGAACGGCCCCAATAATGACTAAGGTAGCTGGAACGACAACGATATACATAACGGTTAACAAACGAAAACTTGATTCGTTGCTATAATTTTTATCATCGGGGTTTCTGGCGATCGCGAGTGTTATTCCGATCATAATGGCGGCCCCTACCGCCAACAAGGCCAACAACCATACATTCATTTATTATCCCTACTTCATTTGCCATTCTTGTTGGTTAAGATGATGTGCTTAACGGAAACCTGGCCTTTAATTGATACCGGGGCAACTGACCCAAACGCACAGCATATAATCCGACTTCTTCTACTCGCCACTGCTCGTCCTTCCAATGTTTCGTTTCATTCATGACTTTTTGCATTGGAAATGGTTCTTCATGTTTTCCGCGTTTAGCGATTGTAATATGCGGACGAAACGATCGTTTCTCTTTATTAAAACCTGCCTCAACACACCCTTTCGTCACTACGGAATGAAGATCAAGCAACGGCTCACTTCTCTTGACACCGGCGAATAACACTCGCGGCCGTTCCTCCTTGCCAAAAACCCCGGCCTGATGTAATTGCACATCGAAAGCAGAGATTTGCTGCACCAACGCCGGCAACCTTTCAAATAGGAGTTCCAGTTTTTCATCAGCAACTTCCCCAAGAAAAAAGAGCGTCATATGATAGTCACGACTGTGGGTAATAGATGTAAAAGATTGCAATTCATGTAACTTGGTCAGCTCATGGATGGCTCGCCGCACATGCTCCGGTACGGAAAGCGCCAAGAAATAATGCGAGTGTTGACCTTCCATCACATATACCTCCATATGTTATAGTATTATCATAACGCAAATTTGCTACATTTAACATGGCATAATGAGCATGAAACATAATGAATTGGAGATGAACACGTTGTCTGTTTATACAAATGTCTCAGCGCTCGTCGGCGACACACCTTTGGTGCGTTTAAATCAAATACCGGATCACCGCGGGGCAGATGTTTACTTAAAACTGGAATTTCAAAATCCGAGCGGAAGCGTTAAAGACAGGGCTGCGCGTGAAATGATTGTGCAAGCGGAGGAAAG belongs to Salicibibacter cibi and includes:
- the thpR gene encoding RNA 2',3'-cyclic phosphodiesterase gives rise to the protein MEGQHSHYFLALSVPEHVRRAIHELTKLHELQSFTSITHSRDYHMTLFFLGEVADEKLELLFERLPALVQQISAFDVQLHQAGVFGKEERPRVLFAGVKRSEPLLDLHSVVTKGCVEAGFNKEKRSFRPHITIAKRGKHEEPFPMQKVMNETKHWKDEQWRVEEVGLYAVRLGQLPRYQLKARFPLSTSS